A region from the Corynebacterium halotolerans YIM 70093 = DSM 44683 genome encodes:
- a CDS encoding ATP-dependent helicase: MPDTPEPKISPVLLSRVLEQKFPPTGQQAAVIGAQPGPLLVVAGAGAGKTETMASRVVWLVANGYATPDEILGLTFTRKAAQELGKRIRNRLDLLATKETKVRDLDPGGDLAKRLTSQIPTVATYDSYAGSLIREYGLLMPVEPAARLITQAELFAIAHEVVTNYRGRLLAGQSVSTVTEYLLALVTEMDNSLATAQDIVEETEPFLKTVEDLPKGPKQRVADYTKTVSGWLDTQQVRLQYLPLVAELKAELARRNVVTFNEQMSVAAKLARDHRAVGMSQRRRFRVVMLDEYQDTSHAQRVLLRSLFGTADPGLTVTAVGDPMQAIYGWRGATVKNLAGFAHDFSTRTGEAPKKELTTSWRNPAEVLQLANEVSDRVFEGTERPVQPLSPRPGAGAGDVALAFFADEDEEIAFVTERMAAEFQAKKDAGERFTGAVLVRKNRHTTGIAEALAERGIPCEIVGLSGLLDVPEVADVVAVATMLIRPQDTTAALRILTGPWVGLGLADLVALQNRARNLAGHREKIIHPGDPVERLRSQLAEVTADPPEQVVGLTDAVADLGERGRYSADGLERLERLSSRLRHLRTYSLPKSLPDLFADIEDALGIRTEVLARGDAAGTVHLDRFAHEVAAYSGDTLSGLLSYLDLARRHEDGLALGEVAVRSDRVQLLTAHKAKGLEWDVVSVLHADAGTYSAKASTFLTNPTRLPDEEFAALAADDRKEFEDLAKDYIADRRAAEAEEAARLFYVALTRSERVLTVTGSGKKPYAQFEHLAEKFPELTVTWEPAEDTGTDTDADTPEPVTEPEPETGTFPHLPVDADVVKGADLVRAAVAELPPQTAGETYDFWEQEVTALIEEYEALTTPVVEVELPSELTATDLVALRADPEAFARRQRRPVPFKPNTYAKRGTAFHQWLEDRFGATALLDEDQLPGIDEEVVHADELEALKTAFLASRWADRTPEFVEQPFEVTIGDAVVRGRMDAVFRDPDNPDGWFIIDWKTGRPPKGDAWRAAEIQLAVYREAWTRIRGTSEPVRAAFHYVGWGETLEPADLPGGDELAALLESATR; this comes from the coding sequence GTGCCCGACACCCCTGAGCCCAAGATCTCGCCCGTCCTGCTGTCGCGGGTGCTGGAGCAGAAGTTCCCGCCCACCGGGCAGCAGGCCGCCGTCATCGGGGCGCAGCCCGGCCCGCTGCTCGTCGTCGCCGGCGCCGGAGCCGGCAAGACCGAGACCATGGCGTCACGCGTGGTGTGGCTGGTGGCCAACGGCTACGCCACCCCCGACGAGATCCTGGGGCTGACCTTCACCCGCAAGGCCGCCCAGGAGCTGGGCAAGCGCATCCGCAACCGGCTGGACCTGCTGGCGACGAAGGAGACCAAGGTCCGCGACCTCGACCCCGGCGGGGATCTGGCGAAGCGGCTGACCTCCCAGATCCCCACGGTGGCCACCTACGACTCCTACGCCGGCTCGCTCATCCGGGAGTACGGCCTGCTCATGCCGGTCGAGCCCGCCGCCCGCCTGATCACCCAGGCCGAGCTGTTCGCCATCGCGCACGAGGTGGTCACCAACTACCGGGGACGGCTGCTGGCCGGGCAGTCCGTGTCCACGGTCACCGAGTACCTGCTCGCCCTGGTCACCGAGATGGACAACTCCCTGGCCACCGCGCAGGACATCGTGGAGGAGACCGAACCCTTCCTCAAGACCGTGGAGGACCTGCCCAAGGGGCCGAAGCAGCGGGTGGCGGACTACACGAAGACGGTGTCGGGGTGGCTGGACACCCAGCAGGTGCGCCTGCAGTACCTGCCCCTGGTGGCCGAGCTCAAGGCCGAGCTGGCCCGCCGCAACGTGGTCACCTTCAACGAGCAGATGTCGGTGGCCGCGAAGCTGGCCCGCGACCACCGCGCCGTCGGCATGTCCCAGCGCCGCCGCTTCCGGGTGGTCATGCTCGACGAGTACCAGGACACCTCGCACGCCCAGCGCGTCCTGCTCCGCAGCCTCTTCGGCACCGCCGACCCCGGTCTGACCGTCACCGCGGTGGGGGATCCGATGCAGGCCATCTACGGCTGGCGCGGGGCGACCGTGAAGAACCTCGCGGGCTTCGCCCACGACTTCTCCACCCGCACCGGTGAGGCGCCGAAAAAGGAGCTGACGACCTCGTGGCGCAACCCGGCCGAGGTGCTGCAGCTGGCCAACGAGGTCTCGGACCGGGTGTTCGAGGGAACCGAGCGTCCCGTCCAGCCGCTGTCCCCGCGCCCCGGCGCGGGGGCGGGTGACGTGGCCCTGGCCTTCTTCGCCGACGAGGACGAGGAGATCGCTTTCGTCACCGAGCGGATGGCCGCCGAGTTCCAGGCGAAGAAGGACGCCGGGGAGCGGTTCACCGGGGCGGTGCTGGTGCGCAAGAACCGGCACACCACGGGCATCGCCGAGGCCCTGGCCGAACGCGGCATCCCCTGTGAGATCGTCGGGCTGTCCGGGCTGCTCGACGTCCCGGAGGTCGCCGACGTCGTCGCCGTGGCCACCATGCTCATCCGCCCCCAGGACACCACGGCCGCGCTGCGCATCCTCACCGGCCCCTGGGTCGGCCTCGGCCTGGCCGACCTGGTCGCCCTGCAGAACCGCGCCCGCAACCTCGCCGGACACCGCGAGAAGATCATCCACCCAGGGGATCCGGTCGAGCGCCTGCGCTCCCAGCTGGCGGAGGTCACCGCCGACCCGCCCGAGCAGGTGGTGGGCCTGACCGACGCCGTGGCCGACCTCGGCGAGCGCGGCCGCTACTCGGCGGACGGGCTCGAGCGCCTGGAACGCCTGTCCTCCCGGCTGCGCCACCTGCGCACCTACAGCCTGCCGAAGTCCCTGCCGGATCTGTTCGCCGACATCGAGGACGCCCTGGGCATCCGCACCGAGGTGCTCGCCCGGGGTGATGCGGCCGGCACCGTCCACCTGGACCGCTTCGCCCACGAGGTCGCCGCCTACTCCGGCGACACGCTGTCCGGCCTGCTCAGCTACCTCGACCTGGCCCGCCGGCACGAGGACGGCCTGGCCCTCGGTGAGGTCGCGGTGCGCTCCGACCGCGTCCAGCTGCTCACCGCCCACAAGGCCAAGGGCCTGGAGTGGGACGTGGTCAGCGTCCTGCACGCCGACGCCGGCACCTACTCGGCCAAGGCCTCCACGTTCCTGACCAACCCCACCCGCCTGCCGGACGAGGAGTTCGCGGCCCTGGCCGCCGACGACCGCAAGGAATTCGAGGACCTGGCCAAGGATTACATCGCCGACCGCCGGGCCGCCGAGGCGGAGGAGGCCGCGCGCCTGTTCTACGTGGCGCTGACCCGCTCCGAACGGGTGCTCACCGTCACCGGCTCCGGAAAGAAGCCCTACGCGCAGTTCGAGCACCTCGCCGAGAAGTTCCCGGAGCTGACGGTGACGTGGGAGCCGGCGGAGGACACCGGGACCGACACCGACGCGGACACCCCGGAGCCGGTGACCGAACCCGAGCCGGAGACCGGGACCTTCCCGCACCTGCCGGTCGACGCGGACGTCGTCAAGGGCGCCGACCTGGTGCGCGCGGCGGTGGCCGAGCTGCCGCCGCAGACCGCCGGCGAGACCTACGACTTCTGGGAACAGGAGGTCACTGCCCTGATCGAGGAGTATGAGGCACTGACCACCCCGGTCGTCGAGGTGGAGCTGCCGAGTGAGCTGACCGCCACCGACCTGGTCGCGCTGCGCGCCGACCCGGAGGCCTTCGCCCGCCGGCAGCGCCGCCCCGTGCCGTTCAAACCGAACACCTACGCCAAGCGCGGCACCGCCTTCCACCAGTGGCTGGAGGACCGCTTCGGGGCGACCGCCCTGCTGGACGAGGACCAGCTGCCGGGCATCGACGAGGAGGTCGTCCACGCCGACGAGCTCGAGGCGCTGAAGACCGCGTTCCTGGCCAGCCGCTGGGCCGACCGCACGCCCGAGTTCGTGGAGCAACCCTTCGAGGTGACCATCGGCGACGCCGTGGTGCGCGGGCGCATGGACGCCGTCTTCCGCGACCCCGACAACCCGGACGGCTGGTTCATCATCGACTGGAAGACCGGCCGGCCGCCGAAGGGCGACGCCTGGCGGGCCGCCGAGATCCAGCTCGCCGTCTACCGGGAGGCGTGGACCCGCATCCGCGGCACCTCCGAACCGGTGCGGGCGGCGTTCCACTACGTGGGCTGGGGTGAGACCCTCGAACCGGCGGATTTGCCGGGTGGCGACGAACTGGCCGCGCTGCTGGAGTCCGCCACCCGGTGA
- a CDS encoding potassium channel family protein, with the protein MRNRIRERFRGDMELSELPHHALLGVISIPGAAGASPWALIVRRLAYAFILLFAVAFIVYVDRDGYSEDLTFIDAFYYSAVSLSTTGYGDITPVTQSARLINIVIITPLRVAFLILLVGTTLSVLTEDSRKALQIQRWRKRVRNHTIVVGYGTKGRSAVSALLADGVPPNQIVVIDPDRSALARAENQGLVTVHGTATKADVLKIAGVGRARSVVVAPNMDDTAVLVTLSVRELAPSAMIVASVRESENQHLLEQSGADSVVISSETAGRLLGLATVTPSVVEMMEDLLSPGEGFSVAERPVAEDEVGANPRHLADIVLGLVRSGELYRIDSPEAESVEPGDRLLYVRRVTGEDVRTP; encoded by the coding sequence ATGCGCAACCGTATCCGCGAGCGCTTCCGCGGCGACATGGAACTGTCCGAGCTGCCGCACCACGCGCTGCTCGGGGTCATCAGCATCCCCGGCGCGGCCGGGGCGAGCCCCTGGGCGTTGATCGTCCGCCGCCTGGCGTACGCCTTCATCCTGCTGTTCGCCGTGGCGTTCATCGTCTACGTCGACCGGGACGGCTACAGCGAGGACCTGACGTTCATCGACGCCTTCTACTACTCGGCGGTCTCCCTGTCGACGACCGGCTACGGCGACATCACCCCGGTGACCCAGTCGGCCCGCCTGATCAACATCGTCATCATCACCCCACTCCGCGTCGCCTTCCTGATCCTGCTGGTCGGCACCACCCTGTCGGTGCTCACCGAGGACTCACGGAAGGCGCTGCAGATCCAGCGCTGGAGGAAACGCGTGCGCAACCACACCATCGTCGTCGGCTACGGCACCAAGGGCCGCTCCGCCGTCTCGGCCCTGCTGGCGGACGGTGTGCCGCCGAACCAGATCGTGGTCATCGACCCGGACCGCTCCGCCCTGGCGCGGGCGGAGAACCAGGGGCTGGTCACCGTCCACGGCACCGCCACCAAGGCGGACGTGCTCAAGATCGCCGGCGTGGGCCGGGCCCGGTCCGTCGTCGTCGCCCCGAACATGGACGACACCGCCGTGCTGGTCACCCTGTCCGTCCGCGAGCTGGCCCCCTCGGCGATGATCGTCGCCTCCGTGCGCGAGAGCGAGAACCAGCACCTGCTCGAGCAGTCCGGTGCGGACTCGGTGGTCATCTCCTCCGAGACCGCCGGGCGCCTGCTGGGCCTGGCCACCGTCACGCCCTCGGTCGTGGAGATGATGGAGGATCTGCTCAGCCCGGGCGAGGGTTTCTCCGTGGCCGAACGACCGGTGGCCGAGGACGAGGTGGGCGCCAACCCGCGCCACCTGGCCGACATCGTCCTCGGCCTGGTCCGCTCCGGCGAGCTCTACCGCATCGACTCCCCCGAGGCCGAGTCCGTCGAGCCCGGGGACCGGCTGCTCTACGTCCGCCGCGTGACCGGCGAGGACGTGAGGACCCCGTGA
- a CDS encoding NAD(+) diphosphatase has product MTEAVLWVDPAGSVAVDAAGQAVWATMPTHARQLVRVDAIADRWAARVDTADVETLARRAGGRVAETREFGDDRPVTRAIALLRHRDQLRFDPHDGSELTFDADGIIGRGSRDRRVFPRVDPAVIGLIELAGTDRILLARNAHRGTFWSLIAGYVDPGENLEEAFAREACEETGRRIHSVRYWGSQPWAASGSLMVGFTARTDDQEAVAPTDGELAEIRWVDRDEVDDLPLARPGSIAHAMITEWRNKR; this is encoded by the coding sequence GTGACCGAAGCCGTGCTGTGGGTCGACCCGGCCGGCTCGGTCGCCGTCGACGCCGCCGGACAGGCGGTGTGGGCGACCATGCCGACGCACGCCCGGCAGCTCGTGCGGGTCGACGCCATCGCCGACCGCTGGGCCGCCCGCGTCGACACCGCGGACGTCGAGACGCTGGCCCGGCGCGCCGGGGGACGCGTGGCCGAGACCCGCGAGTTCGGCGACGACCGGCCGGTCACGAGGGCGATCGCCCTGCTGCGCCACCGCGACCAGCTGCGCTTCGACCCGCACGACGGCTCCGAGCTGACCTTCGACGCTGACGGCATCATCGGCCGCGGCAGCCGCGACCGGCGGGTCTTCCCGCGGGTGGACCCGGCGGTCATCGGGCTGATCGAGCTAGCCGGAACGGACCGGATCCTGCTGGCCCGCAACGCGCACCGGGGGACGTTCTGGTCGCTGATCGCCGGCTACGTCGACCCGGGCGAGAACCTGGAGGAGGCGTTCGCCCGCGAGGCCTGTGAGGAGACCGGGCGCAGGATCCACTCGGTCCGCTACTGGGGCTCCCAGCCCTGGGCGGCGAGCGGTTCGCTGATGGTCGGCTTCACCGCCCGCACCGACGACCAGGAGGCGGTGGCCCCCACCGACGGGGAGCTCGCCGAAATCCGCTGGGTGGACCGCGACGAGGTCGACGACCTGCCGCTGGCCCGGCCCGGCTCGATCGCCCACGCCATGATCACTGAATGGAGGAACAAAAGGTAG
- a CDS encoding ATP-dependent DNA helicase UvrD2, protein MLNLDDLDDDQRVAATAPRGPVCILAGAGTGKTRTITYRIAHLIESGFVSPNRVLAVTFTSRAAGEMRHRLGLMGVGGVQARTFHAAARRQLSYFWPQIAGDLPWRMLDNKFPLVGRAARSVSVDSSKENVRDLLGEIEWAKASLVTPDQYVERVTGSDRTPPVPPEKVAEVYRRYENGKTTGEGMLLDFDDLLLHVAGALENAPAVAEEFRAQYRTFVVDEYQDVTPLQQRVLDAWLGERDDLTVVGDANQTIYSFTGATPDHLLNFSRTYENATVVKLQRDYRSTPQITDLANTVIGRAQGRVAGTRLELQGMRPPGPEPQFHSYDDEPTEAREVAGKILTLLNQGVPASEIAVLYRINAQSQVFEQALADAGIVYQVRGGEGFYNRPEIRQAITELVRASQRDDLPDDPVRVTRAALAPLGLTPTEPEGAQARERWQSLNALVDLVEELVRATPGLDLPGVLRALRQRADAKHPPTMEGVTLASLHAAKGLEWDAVFLVGLVENTLPISHAIKAGDHQIEEERRLFYVGITRAREHLYCSWSLARQEGGRKTRQRTRFLDGIAPELDVAKGPPRTVRPKRCRVCGHPLDTPAEKVLGRHEDCPSGADEEVFETLRAWRGEVAREANVPAYIVFSDATLMAIAEALPGDESELLDVSGVGPVKVERYGAGLLEALSNFR, encoded by the coding sequence GTGCTCAACCTGGACGACCTCGACGACGACCAGCGGGTGGCCGCCACCGCCCCGCGGGGGCCGGTGTGCATCCTCGCCGGCGCCGGCACCGGCAAGACCCGCACCATCACCTACCGCATCGCCCACCTCATCGAGTCGGGGTTCGTCAGCCCGAACCGGGTGCTGGCGGTGACCTTCACCTCCCGGGCGGCCGGGGAGATGCGCCACCGCCTGGGCCTGATGGGCGTCGGGGGAGTGCAGGCCCGTACCTTCCACGCCGCCGCCCGCCGCCAGCTGAGCTATTTCTGGCCGCAGATCGCCGGCGACCTGCCCTGGCGGATGCTGGACAACAAGTTCCCGCTCGTCGGGCGCGCCGCCCGCAGCGTCAGCGTCGACTCCTCGAAGGAGAACGTGCGCGACCTGCTCGGCGAGATCGAGTGGGCCAAGGCCAGCCTGGTCACCCCGGACCAGTACGTCGAGCGCGTCACCGGTTCCGACCGCACCCCGCCGGTGCCGCCGGAGAAGGTCGCCGAGGTCTACCGCCGCTACGAGAACGGCAAGACCACCGGGGAGGGCATGCTGCTCGACTTCGACGACCTGCTGCTGCATGTGGCAGGCGCCCTGGAGAACGCCCCGGCCGTGGCGGAGGAGTTCCGGGCGCAGTACCGCACCTTCGTCGTCGACGAGTACCAGGACGTCACCCCGCTGCAGCAGCGCGTGCTCGACGCCTGGCTGGGCGAGCGCGACGACCTGACCGTGGTCGGCGACGCCAACCAGACGATCTACTCCTTCACCGGCGCCACCCCGGACCACCTGCTGAACTTCTCGCGGACCTACGAGAACGCGACCGTCGTCAAGCTGCAGCGCGACTACCGCTCCACCCCGCAGATCACCGACCTGGCCAACACCGTCATCGGCAGGGCACAGGGGCGGGTGGCCGGCACCCGACTCGAGCTGCAGGGCATGCGCCCACCCGGGCCCGAACCGCAGTTCCACTCCTACGACGACGAGCCCACCGAAGCGCGCGAGGTCGCCGGAAAGATCCTCACCCTGCTCAACCAGGGCGTGCCCGCCAGCGAGATCGCCGTGCTCTACCGCATCAACGCCCAGTCGCAGGTCTTCGAGCAGGCGCTCGCCGACGCCGGCATCGTCTACCAGGTCCGCGGCGGCGAGGGCTTCTACAACCGCCCCGAAATCCGCCAGGCCATCACCGAGCTGGTGCGCGCCTCCCAACGCGACGACCTGCCCGACGACCCCGTGCGCGTGACCCGCGCCGCGCTCGCCCCGCTCGGCCTGACCCCGACCGAGCCGGAGGGCGCGCAGGCCCGCGAGCGCTGGCAGTCCCTGAACGCCCTGGTCGACCTCGTCGAGGAACTCGTGCGCGCCACCCCGGGCCTCGACCTGCCCGGGGTGCTGCGCGCCCTGCGCCAGCGCGCCGACGCCAAGCACCCGCCGACCATGGAGGGGGTGACCCTCGCCAGTCTGCACGCCGCGAAGGGCCTGGAGTGGGACGCCGTCTTCCTCGTCGGGCTGGTGGAGAACACCCTGCCGATCAGCCACGCGATCAAGGCCGGCGACCACCAGATCGAGGAGGAGCGCCGCCTGTTCTACGTCGGCATCACCCGGGCCCGGGAGCACCTGTACTGCTCCTGGTCCCTGGCCCGTCAGGAGGGCGGGCGCAAGACCCGGCAGCGCACCCGCTTCCTCGACGGCATCGCCCCCGAACTCGACGTCGCCAAGGGCCCGCCGCGGACCGTGCGCCCCAAGCGCTGCCGCGTGTGCGGACACCCGCTGGACACCCCGGCGGAGAAGGTCCTCGGCCGCCACGAGGACTGCCCCTCCGGCGCCGACGAGGAGGTCTTCGAGACCCTGCGTGCCTGGCGCGGCGAGGTCGCCCGGGAGGCCAACGTGCCCGCCTACATCGTCTTCTCCGACGCCACCCTCATGGCCATCGCCGAGGCCCTGCCCGGAGACGAGTCGGAGCTGCTCGACGTCTCCGGGGTGGGACCCGTCAAGGTCGAACGCTACGGCGCCGGACTGCTCGAGGCGCTCTCCAACTTCCGGTAG
- a CDS encoding TOMM precursor leader peptide-binding protein, whose protein sequence is MGHLQLAPGAHVFLRGPGAVQFGLDATRAGVIETDSATGIVAGLLVARRPTSRARLEEGLILAGLSAPAARSLLDDLVVYRILRPVPRASVILLGRGRLAELTAELLRRSRVTVRSPLRGESELAYLAGSDIDVPVLVVDRIAHARTMAPLLTRFARTWLPGAVVDARGLVGPLHLDGAGPCPLCVELHRTDTDGHWHRVVTQLPGGPVNPDPVVVAATAAQLTAAALALVGVPEPPGTPRRVPAAGEVTEVDPYTLDRRHRLATHPRCPVCFTLRPPGRREVYRKLESASSSPAP, encoded by the coding sequence ATGGGGCATCTGCAGCTGGCACCGGGGGCGCACGTGTTTCTGCGCGGGCCGGGCGCCGTGCAGTTCGGGTTGGACGCCACGCGCGCCGGCGTCATCGAGACCGACTCGGCGACGGGCATAGTCGCCGGGCTCCTGGTCGCCCGGCGCCCCACCTCCCGCGCCCGGCTCGAGGAGGGATTGATACTCGCGGGGCTGAGCGCGCCCGCCGCCCGCAGTCTGCTGGATGATCTGGTGGTCTACCGGATCCTGCGTCCCGTGCCGCGGGCGTCGGTGATTCTGCTCGGCCGTGGCCGTCTGGCGGAGCTGACCGCTGAGCTGCTGCGGCGTTCCCGGGTGACGGTGCGCTCCCCGCTGCGGGGTGAGTCGGAGCTGGCGTATCTGGCGGGCAGCGACATCGACGTGCCTGTCCTGGTCGTCGACCGGATCGCGCACGCCCGCACCATGGCCCCGCTGCTCACCCGCTTCGCGCGCACCTGGCTGCCCGGCGCCGTTGTCGACGCCCGCGGGCTCGTCGGCCCGCTGCACCTGGATGGGGCGGGGCCGTGCCCGTTGTGCGTGGAGCTGCACCGCACGGACACCGACGGGCACTGGCACCGGGTGGTCACCCAGTTGCCGGGCGGGCCGGTCAACCCGGATCCGGTGGTGGTGGCGGCCACCGCGGCGCAGCTCACGGCGGCGGCGCTCGCCCTGGTCGGGGTGCCGGAACCACCCGGGACGCCCCGTCGGGTGCCCGCCGCCGGGGAGGTCACCGAGGTCGATCCGTACACCCTTGATCGCCGGCACCGGCTGGCCACGCATCCGCGCTGCCCGGTGTGTTTCACGCTCCGGCCGCCAGGGCGGCGGGAGGTCTACCGGAAGTTGGAGAGCGCCTCGAGCAGTCCGGCGCCGTAG